From Thermococcus barophilus MP:
AACGCTTCAAGAAGAGCAAGAGGAGGATGTATTTATAATCCACTCTCGTTCTGATTAAATCCGCAGCTTTCTTTAAGACTCTCTCAAGTTCCTCTCTTGTGACAGTTTTATTCTGTTTGAGTTTAACATATTCTGTTAATTTCCTCTCCACAGTTATCACCCAAGATAATAGTTACCCAGAGAATATTGGCACAAGAAAATATAAACTTAGCCTATTAAATTTCTCAACTACTTTGGAAATTAATACACTTTCAGTGCTTCACAGCCCTAACCAACGTGTAAACTCCAGCCTCTTCTTTGATGAGCCCTCTCTGCTTGGCAATCTCCAGCAGGGGCTTCAAATCAAGGAGAGGAATCCCATACTTGCTGCAGTTGTTCACAAGAACTGGCCAAGAGGCACTGCCCCCAAAATCCCTAATCATCCTCAGCAAAGCCCTCAACTCAGAAGCTTCTCTATCCATAGCCTCACCTCCTCCATAACTCTGATTTAAAGAACAGTCAGAATAAAGTTGACAAAAGTTGTATTTATAACTTATCATGGAGCAAGAAGTATTTGGCATCTTACCCTTATAGCAAGCAAATTTTGTTTTTATTTATCAAATTGTGTTCCTGATCACTAAGTTGCCAACTTATCTCACAGAGAATATTGACTCATTTCAAGCTAAAAAAGAAAGAAAAGTTCCAGTTAGAATGGCAAGCCATAATGCTTAACAACGAGTTCATCAATGCCGAGTTTCTCCAACAGCCGAAGCGGAACTTGCATGGAAACTTGAACTATCCCCGGCAATCTTCCAATTTCAACTGCCCCGCTTATGGTGACCCTGTTCCTAATCTCCTCAACGCTCATGCCGAAGAGCTTTGCAGCCCTCTTAAAGCCATCCATCGCAGCATCATTTATGTTTGGGCCCGATCCAATTATCTGCACCGGAGCAACTGGTTCAACTTCAATGCCGAATCTCTTTGCGAGCTTTTGAACATTATCCCACTCATCCTTCCTCCATGGCTTAGCCAACGGTGGCAGGTCTTCTTCCGGTGGGAGGAGTATCGGACCATCAAGGTTCATGTTCTTCACAACTGATACCTCTACAACGCTCTCTGCAGTTACGTCGGTTGTATGTCCTGCAACTTCCCCATCGCCCTGCATTGCATGGGCATCTCCAGCGTAAACTCCTCCTCCGTCCACTTTCACTGGGGCTATTACAATAGTACCTTCCCTAACCGCATCAACATCCAAGTGTCCATCGGTCAATTTGGTCTCATAGTCTTCTTTTGTAATTGCATATGGATGGGGGGCATCTATTAGGAAATAGCCAAAGTCGCCAGCATTATGAGAATCTGGAATATCCACTGCAGGCACTGTTCCTAATTGGCCTAAAAATGGGCGAATTCTTGAAGGCACTCCAACAATATCTGCTTTTGCAAAGATGAGAATTGGGACTTGCTTTGAATTTTTGGGCAGAGCATGCCATTCCCAAGCATTCTTAGCTATTTCCTCGGCAGTCTTTTTGTCAACAGTAACTCCGATTCCTAATCCATGATCGAAAACCATTGTATAACCGTTCACCATTTTGAATGGCGATGCAGGAGAGCCGCAGTGCTTACATCTTACGGCATCTTCCCCAATTCCCTCAACTTCAAATTCTGGCCAAGGCTCGTTACAAGAGGGGCACTTCTTTGCAACGTATGGGTCTCCTACAAAGCTCCCCTTCCTTGTCGTGTCAACACCAGAAGAGGCGGCCTTTGACAGAACCCTTACGCTTTTTATTTTTATTACAATGCCATCCCCAACCTTTGCGCCTTCCACTGCAACTGGGATGTTAACCTCATGTCCCCCTTTAATGGTTGGCGTTATCATTGGACCCCAGCATCCTGGGGCAGTAAGGAAGACTATTCTTCCACCATCAGCCACTGGGCCAAGCATTTTGGAATGCGGCCCAATAATGCCGTTTGTTTGTAGGTCATTAAAAACCTCATCTTCAACAACCATCAAAACACCTCCATCATTGACTCTGATTTAAGAAAAGATCAAAATGAAGATCAGCAAAGGGTGTATTTATAGATTGCTACGCCCCATTAAAAATCAGAGCTAAAATACTTACCCCTTAACTGCACCGCTCGTATATCCTCTTATGAGATATTTGCCCAGAGCTATCATGATTATCAGCGTTGGCAGTGCCACTATCAAGGCTCCAGCCATTTGAACGTTCCAGTTCGCAACGAAGCTCCCCTTGAGGTTTGCAAGCATGACGGTTGCAGGCATTGCCTCCTCTCCCCTTGTTAGGACTACACCAAAAAGATAGTCGTTCCAGATGCTCGTAAACTGATAGATCGCTGTTACAACAAAAGCGGGCATTGAGAGGGGTAGAATTATCTTCGTGTAGATTCCAGCGGCACTTGCCCCATCAACCTTTGCAGCCTCAACCAGCTCGTCTGGAATTTCATAGTAGTAGTTCGTGAAGAGCAAAGTCGTTATCGGAATTCCATATGCAGTGTGCGTTAAAACCAATCCGGGAATTGTATTGTACAGCCCAAGACGTGAAATCAATCTAACGAGGGGAATAAGGATTGACTGATATGGCAGAAAAACACCAAAGGTTATCAGAATCAGCAATTTCTTTGAAACACTGCCCCTAAGAAGCTTTGCCAACGTAAAACCAGCCAAAGAGCCGAGTACTGTTGAAAAAATAGTTGCGAAGGTTGTGAATACCAAGCTGTTTATAATTGGCCTCTTAAGGCTCTCAAAAGCGATTTTATATGCCCCAAAATAGGGGGGAAGAACAAGCTGTATCGGAGTTGTCAAAGCGACCTGCTCTCCTGTCTTTGTTGAGGTTGTTACAGCGCTCCAGATTGGGAGAAGATACCCAAAAGCCAAGAAGATCAGAACTGCATACATGAGAATCCTCAGCGGCTTTACCTTCATTCTTCCTCACCCCTGTAGCTCCAGTATAAGTACGGCAGCACAATGGCAAGTGCCATTAG
This genomic window contains:
- a CDS encoding carbohydrate ABC transporter permease, whose translation is MKVKPLRILMYAVLIFLAFGYLLPIWSAVTTSTKTGEQVALTTPIQLVLPPYFGAYKIAFESLKRPIINSLVFTTFATIFSTVLGSLAGFTLAKLLRGSVSKKLLILITFGVFLPYQSILIPLVRLISRLGLYNTIPGLVLTHTAYGIPITTLLFTNYYYEIPDELVEAAKVDGASAAGIYTKIILPLSMPAFVVTAIYQFTSIWNDYLFGVVLTRGEEAMPATVMLANLKGSFVANWNVQMAGALIVALPTLIIMIALGKYLIRGYTSGAVKG
- a CDS encoding acetamidase/formamidase family protein, with the translated sequence MVVEDEVFNDLQTNGIIGPHSKMLGPVADGGRIVFLTAPGCWGPMITPTIKGGHEVNIPVAVEGAKVGDGIVIKIKSVRVLSKAASSGVDTTRKGSFVGDPYVAKKCPSCNEPWPEFEVEGIGEDAVRCKHCGSPASPFKMVNGYTMVFDHGLGIGVTVDKKTAEEIAKNAWEWHALPKNSKQVPILIFAKADIVGVPSRIRPFLGQLGTVPAVDIPDSHNAGDFGYFLIDAPHPYAITKEDYETKLTDGHLDVDAVREGTIVIAPVKVDGGGVYAGDAHAMQGDGEVAGHTTDVTAESVVEVSVVKNMNLDGPILLPPEEDLPPLAKPWRKDEWDNVQKLAKRFGIEVEPVAPVQIIGSGPNINDAAMDGFKRAAKLFGMSVEEIRNRVTISGAVEIGRLPGIVQVSMQVPLRLLEKLGIDELVVKHYGLPF